Proteins from a genomic interval of Mesotoga sp. UBA6090:
- a CDS encoding GntR family transcriptional regulator, translating into MLFNADRRIALDRASPVPLYYQICRIISDYMKEPGAVGRKLPTEEAMMKAFDVSRATVRRALQALESSGQISRSRGRGTIVTNNASQEQLTTIRSFTEQMRLESHVPITKVVEVKKVKAGPDMARILHVSEDEELLQVTRLRGNESYFPLALFISFLTSRSNLTGEENFEGSLYELMGNKGTAVVEGDAIIEGRLAEGRIAKLLKIEEGAPILYYERVGCTALGEHVELVQCWYEATHYKFRIHLTTKI; encoded by the coding sequence ATGCTTTTTAATGCAGACAGAAGAATAGCCCTTGATAGAGCGAGTCCGGTTCCTCTCTACTACCAGATTTGTAGAATAATCTCGGATTATATGAAGGAACCGGGCGCCGTTGGTAGAAAACTTCCAACGGAAGAAGCTATGATGAAAGCGTTTGACGTCAGCAGGGCGACCGTGAGGAGAGCCTTGCAGGCCCTGGAAAGCAGCGGACAGATCTCCAGGTCTCGGGGAAGAGGAACTATCGTAACGAACAACGCTTCTCAGGAGCAGCTTACAACTATCCGAAGCTTCACTGAACAGATGAGGCTCGAGAGCCATGTGCCGATAACTAAGGTTGTTGAGGTAAAGAAAGTCAAGGCAGGTCCGGACATGGCGAGAATTCTCCACGTCTCGGAAGACGAAGAGTTGCTTCAGGTTACGAGACTGAGGGGAAATGAGTCTTACTTTCCTCTTGCTCTCTTCATATCATTTCTCACGTCTAGATCAAACCTTACTGGAGAAGAGAACTTTGAGGGTTCTCTTTATGAACTGATGGGAAATAAGGGAACTGCCGTCGTCGAGGGAGACGCGATCATAGAGGGACGGCTCGCCGAGGGAAGAATAGCAAAGCTTCTGAAGATAGAAGAGGGAGCGCCGATCCTATATTACGAAAGAGTAGGCTGCACTGCCCTGGGTGAGCATGTTGAGCTGGTGCAGTGCTGGTACGAAGCAACCCACTACAAATTCCGGATACATTTGACTACAAAGATTTGA
- the xylB gene encoding xylulokinase, producing MKYVIAYDLGTTGNKATLYGVDGKLLASSFSGYKTYHPGPNQVEQDPLEWWESVKETTSELIVRAGVNPEEIVAISFSGQMMGAIPVDRDGKLLRRAIIWADQRSVEQSARLEEVGNDFVYRLTGSRITPTYSGPKIAWIKDNEPEIYNKAHKFLNAKDYIVSRFTGEFGTDHSDASMTLLFDIKNLKWSERLVEVLGLDMDKLPAVTSSTNVVSEILPKVAEELGLSKKTLIVRGGGDGACACLGAGVVSPDEAYLYLGSSSWVSTCSTEPLFDEKSRTFNFAYPIEGFYCPTGTMQAGGASYHWAKDALCQHEEEKAKALGLSAFTIMDDLIDQTRPGAGNLIFLPYLLGERSPRWNINARGAFIGLSSTHRKADMLRAVLEGVAFNLKIVLDILETKGKFDKIRLIGGGAKGRNWKQIVADIFGKTVTVPEYLEEATSMGAAIIGAVGAGEMTFKEASNFVRDVQFIEYDPENHRYYERLFDVFDKAYSSLIETYEDLAKLRPYSN from the coding sequence GTGAAATACGTCATCGCATACGATCTGGGAACTACCGGGAACAAGGCGACACTTTACGGAGTGGACGGAAAACTCCTGGCCAGTTCTTTCTCAGGTTACAAGACCTATCATCCCGGGCCGAATCAGGTAGAGCAAGATCCTCTGGAGTGGTGGGAGTCCGTCAAAGAAACCACCTCGGAGCTCATCGTCAGGGCCGGTGTCAATCCCGAAGAGATAGTCGCTATAAGCTTCAGCGGCCAGATGATGGGAGCCATTCCCGTGGACAGGGACGGAAAGCTCCTTAGAAGAGCCATCATATGGGCCGATCAGAGAAGCGTCGAACAGTCGGCAAGGCTCGAAGAAGTGGGCAATGATTTCGTTTACAGGCTCACGGGATCGAGGATAACGCCGACATACTCCGGCCCGAAGATTGCCTGGATAAAGGACAACGAACCCGAAATATACAATAAGGCACATAAATTCCTGAATGCGAAGGATTACATAGTATCCAGATTCACCGGAGAGTTTGGGACGGACCATTCAGATGCATCTATGACGCTTCTCTTCGATATCAAAAACCTGAAATGGTCGGAAAGACTCGTAGAGGTTCTCGGGCTGGATATGGATAAACTTCCCGCCGTGACCTCCTCAACGAATGTCGTCTCGGAGATACTACCGAAGGTAGCGGAGGAACTTGGACTGTCTAAGAAGACTCTCATAGTCCGCGGAGGCGGAGACGGCGCGTGTGCCTGTCTCGGAGCAGGGGTTGTCAGTCCCGATGAGGCTTATCTCTATCTCGGTTCGTCGAGCTGGGTCAGCACATGCTCCACGGAACCGCTCTTCGATGAGAAATCGAGGACGTTTAACTTTGCTTATCCCATAGAGGGTTTTTATTGCCCCACTGGCACAATGCAAGCAGGCGGAGCCTCTTATCATTGGGCAAAGGATGCTCTCTGTCAGCACGAAGAAGAGAAGGCCAAGGCACTCGGGCTCAGCGCCTTTACAATTATGGACGATCTAATTGACCAGACAAGACCCGGAGCGGGAAACCTAATCTTCCTGCCCTATCTGCTTGGGGAGAGAAGCCCGAGGTGGAACATAAATGCTAGAGGAGCCTTTATAGGACTTTCCTCGACACATAGAAAGGCCGACATGCTGAGGGCGGTGCTCGAAGGTGTGGCCTTCAACCTGAAAATAGTCCTGGATATTCTTGAGACAAAGGGAAAGTTCGACAAGATTCGCCTTATCGGCGGAGGAGCAAAGGGAAGAAACTGGAAACAAATTGTAGCCGATATATTCGGAAAGACGGTTACCGTGCCGGAGTATCTTGAAGAGGCAACGTCAATGGGAGCGGCTATTATTGGAGCTGTTGGAGCTGGAGAGATGACGTTCAAGGAAGCGTCTAACTTCGTGAGGGATGTTCAGTTCATCGAATACGACCCAGAAAATCACAGGTACTACGAAAGACTTTTCGATGTTTTCGATAAGGCCTACAGTTCGCTCATAGAAACCTATGAAGACCTTGCAAAACTGAGACCGTATTCGAATTAG
- a CDS encoding ribokinase, translating to MNKVTVFGSYVMDLTTLSPHIPVVGETVFSGPFKMGPGGKGFNQAVAARKAGSDVKFMTKIGKDLFAPFVKDAFDRFGITKEYLLESDTAGTGVALIIVDENNGNNAIAVAPEACNELTVEDVRRHRDIFTSSNVFLTQFEANLDATYEAIKLARDSGARVLLNPAPVKEFDHSILKYVDIIMPNEIEASLMTGIPLDGMESIEAIASELKKSVDIVLITLGGKGVYCPSVNGGLVPACRVKTIDTTGAGDAFAGVFAAYLSRGERLERAIDYARAGAAISTTRFGTSPSMPERKEIEALVNEIIGGDKK from the coding sequence ATGAATAAAGTGACAGTATTCGGTAGCTATGTCATGGATCTCACTACCCTTTCTCCCCATATACCCGTTGTAGGAGAGACGGTCTTTTCCGGTCCCTTCAAGATGGGTCCCGGAGGCAAGGGTTTCAACCAGGCTGTGGCTGCCAGAAAGGCCGGATCTGACGTCAAGTTCATGACGAAGATAGGCAAAGACTTGTTTGCTCCATTCGTGAAGGACGCATTCGATAGATTTGGAATCACAAAGGAGTATCTTCTCGAGTCGGATACTGCCGGAACTGGTGTCGCTCTGATAATAGTAGATGAGAACAATGGAAACAACGCTATTGCAGTTGCGCCAGAGGCGTGCAACGAGTTGACTGTTGAGGATGTTAGAAGGCACAGAGATATCTTCACCTCTTCCAATGTCTTTCTTACCCAGTTTGAAGCGAATCTCGACGCAACCTATGAGGCGATAAAACTCGCCAGGGACTCCGGGGCGAGAGTCTTGCTAAATCCCGCTCCCGTAAAGGAATTTGATCATTCGATCCTAAAATATGTAGACATTATTATGCCGAACGAGATAGAGGCCAGCCTCATGACGGGAATTCCCCTCGATGGAATGGAGTCGATAGAGGCTATAGCGTCTGAATTGAAGAAGTCGGTGGACATTGTACTCATAACTCTTGGAGGTAAGGGAGTTTACTGTCCATCGGTAAATGGAGGACTCGTCCCCGCCTGCAGGGTGAAGACTATTGATACAACCGGAGCTGGAGATGCATTTGCCGGCGTTTTTGCGGCATATCTCTCAAGGGGAGAGAGATTGGAAAGAGCCATCGACTACGCCCGTGCCGGAGCCGCCATTTCCACGACAAGATTCGGCACTTCGCCTTCAATGCCGGAAAGAAAAGAAATCGAAGCTCTCGTTAATGAGATAATCGGGGGCGATAAGAAGTGA
- a CDS encoding VOC family protein yields MKINKFFHVAVEVPDLDKALEFYTGLLGLKLVNREKLPEKRLEVAFVAGEGCEIELMCYEDSKEREFAPESQSHFQHLSFVVDDIEKAMDYLKSNGIELESTDPITVFDGKVYYNTFKGPGGELLEIAEEKRPR; encoded by the coding sequence ATGAAGATAAACAAGTTCTTTCATGTGGCAGTAGAAGTCCCCGATCTCGATAAAGCGCTCGAGTTCTACACAGGTCTTCTCGGGTTGAAACTGGTTAATAGAGAGAAGCTGCCTGAAAAGAGGCTCGAAGTGGCGTTCGTTGCCGGCGAAGGCTGTGAAATCGAACTTATGTGTTACGAAGATAGCAAAGAGAGGGAGTTTGCTCCTGAATCACAATCTCACTTTCAGCACCTTTCTTTTGTTGTAGATGACATTGAAAAGGCAATGGATTACCTTAAGAGCAACGGCATTGAACTCGAATCGACCGATCCTATTACGGTCTTTGACGGAAAGGTTTACTACAACACGTTCAAGGGTCCGGGCGGTGAATTGCTGGAGATCGCGGAAGAGAAGAGACCTAGATAA
- a CDS encoding ABC transporter permease: MAGKRDRKVFAERNLLIILVVMWVFLAIATGGNFSSWANITNLIRQSSINGVVAIGMTLIIITGGIDLSVGSIVGLSGMVFAIFTSTRGEFQFPTFVGILIALGISAIVGLINAIAVHDGKVPAFIATLGMMTLVRGVVMYISSGRMVTGVPNEYRQFAVAEFLGLPALAWTWIILAAIMIFVLKYTKFGRNLYAIGSNEEAARLSGISVRLNMYSFYIVAAIFSAIAGLMLGTRMAAGVPTGGQGYELDAIASVVIGGASLSGGVGTVLGTALGALIIQTIRNGGNLLGVDPFIMQIVIGAIIILAVFFDQFVKNRRKGEGLKRLFKKA; this comes from the coding sequence ATGGCTGGAAAGAGAGATAGAAAAGTATTTGCCGAAAGAAACCTTCTGATTATTCTGGTTGTGATGTGGGTCTTTCTTGCCATTGCGACGGGAGGGAACTTTTCCTCATGGGCTAACATAACCAATCTTATTAGGCAGTCATCGATAAATGGGGTAGTTGCCATCGGTATGACCCTCATAATCATAACTGGTGGAATAGATCTTTCAGTTGGTTCTATAGTCGGTCTCAGTGGAATGGTATTTGCGATATTTACTTCTACAAGAGGCGAGTTTCAATTTCCGACCTTTGTAGGAATACTCATCGCTCTAGGCATAAGCGCGATAGTTGGGCTGATAAATGCCATCGCAGTTCATGATGGGAAAGTTCCGGCTTTCATAGCAACGCTAGGTATGATGACACTTGTTAGAGGAGTCGTAATGTATATTTCAAGCGGAAGGATGGTTACCGGCGTTCCCAATGAGTACAGGCAGTTTGCCGTCGCAGAATTCTTGGGTCTGCCTGCACTTGCTTGGACATGGATAATACTTGCGGCAATCATGATATTTGTGTTGAAATACACCAAGTTTGGCCGAAATCTTTATGCCATAGGAAGCAACGAAGAAGCGGCAAGGCTTTCAGGTATTAGCGTTCGTCTGAACATGTATTCATTCTACATTGTAGCTGCGATTTTCAGTGCAATAGCAGGTTTGATGCTAGGAACGAGAATGGCTGCAGGAGTGCCGACCGGGGGACAAGGCTACGAGCTCGATGCCATAGCCTCGGTTGTTATCGGAGGAGCAAGTCTAAGCGGAGGAGTAGGTACCGTCCTTGGTACAGCCCTTGGCGCTCTTATTATCCAGACCATAAGAAATGGCGGTAATCTTCTTGGAGTAGATCCATTCATAATGCAGATAGTTATCGGTGCAATAATAATCCTTGCGGTGTTCTTTGACCAGTTCGTCAAGAATAGAAGAAAGGGCGAAGGTCTAAAGAGACTCTTCAAAAAGGCATGA
- a CDS encoding sugar ABC transporter ATP-binding protein, which yields MPEEKTVIELEGINKSFPAVKALDNVFLSVKNGEVRGLVGENGAGKSTLIKIITGAYSKDSGTMIFEGNEISRNSPLISKALGIYAVYQDVMVTPDLSVAENFFLGQQPKIGPFINWKKMYKESTEFLENIGLDINVRKSIKELSIAESEMITISKALWQKPRLVIFDEPTAVLTRNETKILFQIIDELKNQGTAVIYISHNLEEVFDICDTVTVLKDGATVGTYTTEELENVEKLIPLMVGRSIEEMYHKKDTKAGKELLRVENLSGERFENISFHVREGEVVGFFGLMGAGRTEIARALFGADFLKEGKISVEGKDVSIKTPKDALMKGIGYLPEDRRKQGIFLQQDIDFNINIINFDEVMAGPIINYGKAHSQAREYIDKLSIKIGSIFQPVSELSGGNQQKVIIARWLCKNTDVLIFDEPTVGIDVGTKSEIYKLFGEILASNKGIVLISSYLPELMSMSDRIYVISNGRMAGEVDKKDFSEEFLLTLAMKNIVSKEKVKEAV from the coding sequence ATGCCCGAGGAAAAGACCGTAATTGAGCTAGAAGGTATAAACAAGAGTTTCCCTGCTGTTAAGGCTCTTGACAATGTCTTCCTCTCCGTCAAAAACGGTGAGGTGAGAGGGCTTGTGGGAGAAAACGGAGCAGGGAAATCGACACTCATAAAGATAATTACAGGAGCTTATTCGAAAGACTCAGGGACAATGATCTTTGAAGGAAATGAAATTTCCAGGAATTCACCGTTGATATCAAAAGCGTTGGGAATCTACGCCGTTTATCAGGATGTCATGGTCACACCCGATCTTTCCGTGGCAGAAAACTTCTTTCTTGGGCAGCAACCTAAGATTGGTCCATTCATAAACTGGAAGAAGATGTACAAAGAATCAACGGAGTTCCTGGAGAATATCGGTCTGGACATAAACGTCCGCAAAAGCATAAAAGAGTTGAGTATAGCTGAAAGTGAAATGATAACCATATCCAAGGCGCTCTGGCAGAAGCCCAGACTAGTTATCTTTGATGAACCGACCGCCGTGCTCACAAGGAATGAGACGAAAATTCTCTTTCAGATAATAGATGAACTCAAGAATCAGGGAACGGCCGTAATCTATATCTCGCATAACCTTGAAGAGGTCTTTGACATATGTGATACGGTTACAGTCTTGAAGGACGGGGCCACAGTGGGAACTTACACAACGGAAGAGCTTGAAAACGTTGAGAAACTGATCCCTCTGATGGTTGGCAGATCGATTGAGGAGATGTACCACAAAAAAGACACAAAGGCTGGCAAAGAGCTCCTGAGGGTCGAGAACCTTTCCGGAGAGAGATTCGAGAATATCAGTTTCCATGTAAGGGAAGGCGAAGTAGTAGGCTTCTTTGGCTTGATGGGTGCTGGAAGAACTGAGATTGCACGGGCGCTTTTCGGAGCCGATTTTCTTAAAGAAGGAAAGATATCGGTTGAAGGCAAAGACGTTTCGATAAAGACACCGAAGGATGCGCTGATGAAGGGTATTGGCTATCTTCCGGAAGACAGGAGAAAACAGGGAATCTTCTTGCAGCAGGATATAGATTTCAATATTAACATAATTAACTTCGACGAGGTGATGGCGGGTCCTATCATCAACTATGGGAAGGCTCATTCACAGGCAAGAGAGTATATCGACAAGCTTTCTATAAAGATTGGCAGCATCTTCCAGCCGGTTTCCGAGCTGAGTGGAGGAAACCAGCAGAAGGTAATCATCGCTAGATGGCTCTGTAAAAATACAGATGTTCTAATCTTCGATGAACCGACCGTCGGTATCGACGTTGGAACGAAATCGGAAATATACAAACTCTTCGGCGAGATTCTCGCCAGCAACAAGGGGATTGTGCTCATATCCTCCTATCTTCCTGAACTCATGAGCATGTCTGACCGTATATACGTTATCTCTAACGGTAGAATGGCTGGAGAGGTCGACAAGAAAGACTTTTCCGAGGAGTTCTTGCTGACACTTGCAATGAAGAATATTGTTTCAAAAGAAAAAGTGAAGGAGGCGGTCTAA
- the deoC gene encoding deoxyribose-phosphate aldolase, translating into MNRDIPFNRRFDNTLLTPESKWEDIESFVDETLEYNFRNVVVPWYAIPTYVIEKVQGTEVGINVGPGGFPLGMIPTELKMREIEYYISLGEAVTDFDIVINVSAVKSRNWDLVKREFVTLSELVKKGNRICKFIIETSRLTEEEIVKVCELIVDVPTIDFVKTGTGFGPRATSYRDVELINSVVSGKKQIKVSGGVRTLEQVEKFMEMGATVFGSSSSVSIYKEYEKKYGG; encoded by the coding sequence ATGAATAGAGACATTCCTTTTAACAGGCGTTTCGATAATACTTTGCTCACTCCAGAATCGAAATGGGAAGATATCGAAAGTTTCGTTGATGAAACACTCGAGTACAACTTCAGAAATGTAGTTGTGCCTTGGTATGCGATCCCGACTTATGTCATTGAAAAAGTCCAGGGAACTGAAGTTGGAATTAATGTGGGTCCAGGAGGCTTTCCGCTCGGAATGATTCCCACTGAGTTGAAAATGAGGGAAATCGAATACTATATTTCTCTCGGAGAGGCGGTTACTGATTTCGACATTGTGATAAACGTATCTGCAGTCAAATCGAGAAACTGGGATCTGGTGAAACGGGAGTTCGTAACTCTTTCCGAGCTTGTAAAGAAAGGAAACAGAATCTGCAAATTCATAATAGAGACCAGCAGATTGACTGAAGAGGAAATAGTCAAAGTGTGTGAATTGATAGTAGACGTTCCAACAATCGACTTCGTGAAGACCGGGACGGGTTTCGGTCCTAGAGCTACTTCTTATCGTGATGTTGAGCTGATTAACTCTGTCGTTTCCGGGAAGAAGCAGATCAAAGTTTCCGGGGGCGTCAGGACTCTCGAGCAGGTCGAGAAATTCATGGAAATGGGAGCTACTGTCTTCGGTTCAAGTTCCAGTGTCTCTATATACAAAGAGTATGAAAAGAAATATGGTGGTTAA
- a CDS encoding ABC transporter substrate-binding protein: MRKVLMLLVMASILFGATLGFAAYEIAFIVKATDSDFWQYTIVGAKNAEHDLQGLVNVTVYGPPSESDIDKQVAILEDVVNKKPDAIVISSTSSEAPSLILDEAYKQGIKIILIDNFVYDTGYNSFLATNNAVGGAAAADKLVEALKANNKPLDGKVGLISAMAGVQVLTDRDAGFMNRLKEIAPNLEVLPTIYVDNDISKAANAAEDLLIAHSDLVGFFADNNHTGIGVSRIIEQRGLEDEIMAVAYDSDPLEIEALDSGALKALIVQDPHGMGYKGVMYAFMAIHGEPLPEYYDTGVYVITKDILEESMEILDPFSRKRY, translated from the coding sequence ATGCGCAAAGTACTTATGCTACTTGTCATGGCTTCCATTCTTTTCGGAGCCACATTAGGTTTTGCCGCTTACGAAATTGCTTTTATTGTAAAGGCGACGGATTCTGACTTCTGGCAGTACACGATAGTCGGCGCTAAGAATGCCGAACACGATCTCCAGGGTCTTGTGAATGTCACGGTTTACGGACCTCCGTCCGAATCAGACATCGACAAGCAGGTTGCCATTCTTGAGGACGTTGTCAACAAGAAGCCCGATGCGATTGTTATTTCTTCGACAAGCTCGGAAGCTCCTTCTCTGATTCTTGACGAAGCTTACAAGCAGGGAATCAAGATAATCCTTATTGACAACTTCGTCTATGATACTGGATACAATTCATTCTTAGCGACTAACAACGCCGTTGGTGGCGCCGCTGCAGCCGACAAGCTGGTTGAGGCTCTGAAAGCAAACAACAAGCCTTTGGATGGCAAGGTCGGTCTGATAAGTGCAATGGCCGGTGTCCAAGTTCTCACCGACAGAGATGCTGGGTTTATGAACAGATTGAAGGAAATAGCTCCGAATCTCGAAGTCCTGCCAACGATCTATGTAGACAATGACATTTCAAAAGCGGCCAACGCAGCTGAGGACCTTTTGATAGCTCATTCAGATTTGGTTGGTTTCTTTGCTGACAATAATCACACAGGAATCGGTGTTTCCAGAATCATTGAGCAGAGAGGTCTAGAGGATGAGATAATGGCAGTTGCTTACGACTCAGATCCTTTGGAAATTGAGGCGCTTGATAGTGGAGCACTGAAGGCTCTCATTGTTCAGGACCCCCACGGTATGGGCTACAAGGGTGTTATGTACGCCTTCATGGCCATTCATGGCGAGCCTCTTCCCGAATACTACGACACTGGAGTCTACGTAATTACAAAGGACATTCTTGAAGAGTCTATGGAAATTCTCGATCCATTTTCGAGAAAGAGATATTAA